In Harpia harpyja isolate bHarHar1 chromosome 12, bHarHar1 primary haplotype, whole genome shotgun sequence, a single window of DNA contains:
- the LOC128149385 gene encoding DNA-directed RNA polymerase II subunit RPB11-a, translating to MNAPPAFESFLLFEGEKKITINKDTKVPNACLFTINKEDHTLGNIIKSQLLKDPQVLFAGYKVPHPLEHKIIIRVQTTPDYSPQEAFTNAITDLISELSLLEERFRVAIKDKQEGIE from the exons aTGAACGCGCCTCCGGCCTTCGAGTCCTTCCTCCTCTTCGAGGGCGAGAAAAA GATCACCATCAACAAGGACACGAAGGTGCCCAACGCCTGCCTGTTCACCATCAACAAGGAGGATCACACGCTGGGGAACATCATCAAGTC GCAGTTACTGAAAGACCCCCAGGTGTTATTTGCAGGGTACAAGGTCCCGCACCCGCTGGAACACAAAATTATCATCCGGGTCCAAACCACCCCAGATTACAGCCCCCAGGAAGCTTTCACCAACGCCATCACGGATTTGATCAGCGAGCTTTCCCTCCTGGAAGAGAGATTCAGG